The following proteins are encoded in a genomic region of Zea mays cultivar B73 chromosome 9, Zm-B73-REFERENCE-NAM-5.0, whole genome shotgun sequence:
- the LOC100285610 gene encoding uncharacterized protein LOC100285610, which translates to MDGGSGNASSGGAAVCCYYALLGVRKSASATDIRTAYRRLAMKWHPDRWASDPGAAGEAKRRFQRIQEAYSVLSDKGKKAMYDAGLFDPLDDDDQDFSDFMQEMLVMMDNVKNEKPDTLEDLQKMLADIVNGDGGDGVGGRVPPAPPDVARRTRVAPHPQPQQARR; encoded by the exons ATGGACGGGGGATCCGGCAATGCCTCCAGCGGCGGAGCGGCGGTGTGCTGCTACTACGCGCTCCTCGGCGTCCGCAAGAGCGCCTCCGCCACCGACATACGCACCGCGTACCGGAGGCTCGCGATG AAGTGGCACCCGGACCGGTGGGCCAGCGATCCCGGCGCGGCCGGCGAGGCCAAGCGGCGGTTCCAGCGGATCCAGGAGGCCTACTCAG TTTTATCGGACAAGGGGAAGAAGGCCATGTACGACGCCGGGCTCTTCGATCCCCTCGACGACGACGACCAG GATTTCTCCGACTTCATGCAGGAGATGCTGGTGATGATGGATAACGTGAAAAACGAG AAGCCGGACACGCTAGAGGACCTGCAGAAGATGCTGGCGGACATCGTGAACGGCGACGGCGGGGACGGCGTAGGCGGGCGCGTGCCGCCGGCGCCGCCGGACGTTGCTCGGCGAACGCGCGTCGCGCCCCACCCGCAGCCGCAGCAGGCGCGTAGGTGA